One Oharaeibacter diazotrophicus DNA window includes the following coding sequences:
- the epmA gene encoding EF-P lysine aminoacylase EpmA, translating to MPTLPPAPSPWWGAERHRARRPFLAARGRIKAALRGWFEARGFTEVECPALQVSPGNEAHLHAFATDLVGPDLTVARRYLHTSPEFTAKKLLAAGETAIFDFARVFRNREGGPLHSPEFTLLEWYRAGAPYETLMDDCAALLALATEAAGTTTLSWRGRTADPFAEPERLTVADAFARFAGIDLLATLSDDPTAAPDRDGLAAQAATRGYRVVVDDSWTDIYSRVLVQDVEPRLGFGRATVLCEYPVCEAALSRPVARDPRVAERFELYACGVELANAFGELTDPVEQRRRFEEEMAIKEAVYGDRYPIDEDFLAALGQMPAASGIAMGFERLVIVAMGARGIDDVVWAPVR from the coding sequence ATGCCGACGCTCCCGCCCGCCCCCTCGCCCTGGTGGGGCGCCGAGCGCCACCGCGCCCGCCGTCCGTTCCTCGCGGCGCGCGGCCGGATCAAGGCGGCACTGCGCGGCTGGTTCGAGGCGCGCGGCTTCACCGAGGTCGAGTGCCCGGCGCTCCAGGTCTCGCCCGGCAACGAGGCCCATCTCCACGCCTTCGCCACCGACCTCGTCGGCCCCGACCTGACGGTCGCCCGCCGCTACCTGCACACCTCGCCGGAGTTCACCGCCAAGAAGCTGCTCGCCGCCGGCGAGACGGCGATCTTCGACTTCGCCCGCGTCTTCCGCAACCGCGAGGGCGGGCCGTTGCATTCGCCCGAGTTCACGCTGCTCGAGTGGTACCGCGCCGGCGCGCCCTACGAGACGCTGATGGACGACTGCGCCGCCCTGCTCGCGCTCGCCACCGAGGCGGCCGGCACCACGACGCTGTCCTGGCGCGGCCGCACCGCCGATCCCTTCGCCGAACCGGAGCGGCTCACCGTCGCCGACGCCTTCGCCCGCTTCGCCGGCATCGACCTCCTCGCCACGCTCTCCGACGATCCGACCGCCGCACCGGACCGCGACGGCCTCGCCGCGCAGGCCGCCACCCGCGGCTACCGCGTCGTCGTCGACGACAGTTGGACCGACATCTACTCCCGCGTCCTCGTCCAGGACGTCGAGCCCCGGCTCGGCTTCGGCCGCGCCACGGTGCTGTGCGAATACCCGGTCTGCGAGGCCGCGCTGTCGCGCCCGGTCGCCCGCGACCCGCGCGTCGCCGAGCGCTTCGAGCTCTACGCCTGCGGCGTCGAACTCGCCAACGCCTTCGGCGAACTCACCGACCCGGTCGAGCAACGCCGCCGCTTCGAGGAGGAAATGGCGATCAAGGAGGCCGTCTACGGCGACCGCTACCCCATCGACGAAGACTTCCTCGCCGCCCTTGGCCAGATGCCCGCCGCCAGCGGTATCGCCATGGGCTTCGAGCGGCTGGTCATCGTGGCGATGGGAGCGCGGGGGATCGACGACGTGGTGTGGGCGCCGGTGCGGTGA
- the efp gene encoding elongation factor P: protein MVKVIASQIRKGNIVELDDKLHVVLTSENFHPGKGTPTTQIDMRRIADGVKVSVRYKTTEQVERAFIDERPYTFLYEDDEGFAFMNMASYEQISVPKDVVGDRAPFLAENMECHVGVYNDVPISIELPARVILEVTETEPVVKGQTAASSYKPALLSNGVRTMVPPFVTAGTRIVVMTEDASYVERAKD, encoded by the coding sequence ATGGTCAAGGTCATCGCCAGCCAGATCCGCAAGGGCAACATCGTCGAACTCGACGACAAGCTCCACGTGGTCCTCACCTCCGAGAACTTCCACCCGGGCAAGGGCACCCCGACGACGCAGATCGACATGCGCCGCATCGCCGACGGCGTGAAGGTGTCGGTGCGCTACAAGACCACCGAGCAGGTCGAGCGCGCCTTCATCGACGAGCGGCCCTACACCTTCCTCTACGAGGACGACGAGGGCTTCGCCTTCATGAACATGGCGAGCTACGAGCAGATCTCGGTGCCGAAGGACGTCGTCGGCGACCGCGCGCCGTTCCTGGCCGAGAACATGGAATGCCACGTCGGCGTCTACAACGACGTGCCGATCTCGATCGAGCTGCCGGCGCGCGTGATCCTCGAGGTCACCGAGACCGAGCCGGTCGTGAAGGGCCAGACGGCGGCCTCGTCCTACAAGCCCGCGCTGCTCTCGAACGGCGTGCGCACCATGGTGCCGCCCTTCGTCACCGCCGGCACCCGCATCGTGGTGATGACCGAGGACGCCTCCTACGTCGAGCGCGCCAAGGACTGA
- a CDS encoding MaoC family dehydratase, protein MRFDDIALDAPTTVGSHHFTEAAILDFARRYDPQPFHLDRDAAAASHFGGLVASGWHTAAAWMRVTVDYVKAMGTLAGISPGLDEIRWTRPVRPGDTVTYVNTWRAKRRLKSRPGWAIVENEAVGTNQDGAVVFTMRGPVLVPIED, encoded by the coding sequence ATGCGCTTCGACGACATCGCCCTCGACGCCCCGACCACCGTCGGCAGCCACCATTTCACCGAGGCGGCCATCCTCGACTTCGCCCGCCGCTACGACCCGCAGCCCTTCCATCTCGACCGTGACGCCGCCGCCGCCAGCCACTTCGGCGGCCTCGTCGCCTCCGGCTGGCACACGGCGGCGGCCTGGATGCGGGTGACGGTCGACTACGTGAAGGCCATGGGCACGCTCGCCGGCATCTCGCCCGGCCTCGACGAGATCCGCTGGACCCGGCCCGTCCGCCCCGGCGACACCGTCACCTACGTCAACACCTGGCGCGCCAAGCGCCGCCTGAAGAGCCGGCCCGGCTGGGCGATCGTCGAGAACGAGGCCGTCGGCACCAACCAGGACGGCGCGGTCGTGTTCACGATGCGCGGCCCGGTGCTGGTGCCGATCGAGGACTGA
- a CDS encoding MaoC family dehydratase — protein MDDRPEPATAAPGLRGYDSFAAGETGSLGTVPIERDEVVAFASAWDPQPFHLDEAAGRASPLGGHAASGWHTASLLMRQLVDHLLAGAKSMGSGAVTDLKWAKPVLVGDVLAGTYAVKEVRPSSRGDRGYVETAFAVTNQHGDTVLTMNATLIVGR, from the coding sequence ATGGACGACAGACCCGAACCCGCAACCGCCGCCCCAGGGTTGCGCGGCTACGACAGCTTTGCCGCCGGCGAGACCGGATCGCTCGGCACCGTCCCGATCGAGCGCGACGAGGTCGTCGCCTTCGCCTCCGCCTGGGATCCCCAGCCGTTCCATCTCGACGAGGCCGCCGGCCGCGCCTCCCCGCTCGGCGGCCACGCCGCCTCCGGCTGGCACACCGCCTCGCTGCTGATGCGCCAGCTGGTAGACCATCTGCTCGCCGGCGCGAAGTCGATGGGTTCGGGCGCCGTCACCGACCTGAAATGGGCGAAGCCGGTCCTGGTCGGCGACGTGCTCGCCGGGACCTACGCGGTGAAGGAGGTCCGGCCCTCCTCGCGCGGCGACCGCGGCTACGTCGAGACCGCCTTCGCGGTGACCAACCAGCACGGCGACACCGTGCTCACCATGAACGCCACGCTGATCGTCGGGAGGTGA
- the mraZ gene encoding division/cell wall cluster transcriptional repressor MraZ, with amino-acid sequence MNGFVSRFTNRIDRKGRVSVPASFRQVLSRDGFEGLYCYPSLDMMAVDAGGNGLLGEIEKRLARFEPFTEEHDYLSTAFYGLSERLTMDPEGRIGLTDTLIEFAGIGEEVTFVGQGYKFQIWEPKRYLEHEAEARRRALALRRPGAAPRPAGEGAE; translated from the coding sequence ATGAACGGGTTCGTGTCGCGCTTCACCAATCGGATCGACCGGAAGGGACGGGTTTCCGTGCCGGCGTCGTTCCGTCAGGTGCTGTCGCGCGACGGCTTCGAAGGGCTCTACTGCTATCCCTCGCTCGACATGATGGCGGTGGACGCCGGCGGCAACGGCCTGCTCGGCGAGATCGAGAAGCGGCTCGCCCGCTTCGAGCCCTTCACGGAAGAGCACGACTATCTCTCGACGGCCTTCTACGGTCTGTCGGAGCGGCTGACGATGGACCCGGAGGGCCGCATCGGCCTGACCGACACGCTGATCGAATTCGCCGGGATCGGCGAGGAGGTCACCTTCGTCGGCCAGGGCTACAAGTTCCAGATCTGGGAGCCGAAGCGCTACCTCGAGCACGAGGCCGAGGCGCGCCGGCGTGCGCTGGCGCTGAGGCGTCCGGGCGCGGCACCCCGGCCGGCCGGGGAGGGCGCGGAATGA
- the rsmH gene encoding 16S rRNA (cytosine(1402)-N(4))-methyltransferase RsmH, protein MTDVAAPHVPVLLAEVLDALQPVAGGTFVDGTFGAGGYTRAILAAGAARVIGIDRDPTAVARGRDLAAAEAGRFAIVEGRFSELDAHAADAGAVDGVVLDIGVSSMQLDEAERGFSFRTDGPLDMRMSLAGPSAADVVNTADERTLARILQVYGEERQAGRIARAILRRRAEEPLTRTRDLVAVCEGVLGGKRFGEAHPATRTFQAIRIHVNGELDELVGALAAAERLLPEGGRLAVVTFHSLEDRIVKRFFAERSRTHAQGSRHLPDVAVPPPTFRLEARQPVEPGPAETDANPRARSAKLRFGLRTAAPARDLDGAALGLPVLETERRRGRG, encoded by the coding sequence ATGACCGACGTCGCCGCCCCGCACGTCCCCGTCCTCCTCGCCGAAGTCCTCGACGCCCTGCAGCCGGTCGCCGGCGGCACCTTCGTCGACGGCACCTTCGGCGCCGGCGGCTACACCCGCGCCATACTCGCCGCTGGCGCCGCCCGCGTGATCGGCATCGACCGCGACCCGACGGCGGTGGCGCGCGGCCGCGACCTGGCGGCGGCCGAGGCCGGCCGCTTCGCGATCGTCGAGGGCCGCTTCTCCGAACTCGACGCCCATGCCGCCGACGCGGGGGCGGTCGACGGCGTCGTGCTCGACATCGGCGTCTCCTCGATGCAGCTCGACGAGGCCGAGCGCGGCTTCTCGTTCCGCACCGACGGCCCGCTCGACATGCGCATGAGCCTCGCGGGCCCGAGTGCGGCGGACGTGGTCAACACGGCCGACGAGCGCACGCTCGCCCGCATCCTCCAGGTCTACGGCGAGGAGCGCCAGGCCGGCCGGATCGCCCGCGCGATCCTCAGGCGGCGCGCCGAGGAACCGCTGACGCGCACGCGCGACCTCGTCGCGGTCTGCGAAGGCGTGCTCGGCGGCAAGCGCTTCGGCGAGGCCCATCCGGCGACGCGGACGTTCCAGGCGATCCGCATCCACGTCAACGGCGAGCTCGACGAACTGGTCGGGGCGCTCGCCGCCGCCGAGCGGCTGCTGCCCGAGGGCGGGCGGCTCGCGGTGGTGACCTTCCATTCGCTCGAGGACCGCATCGTCAAGCGCTTCTTCGCCGAGCGCAGCCGTACCCACGCCCAGGGGTCGCGCCACCTGCCCGACGTCGCGGTGCCGCCGCCGACCTTCCGCCTCGAGGCGCGCCAGCCGGTGGAGCCGGGTCCGGCCGAGACCGACGCCAACCCGCGCGCCCGCTCGGCCAAGCTGCGCTTCGGCCTGCGCACCGCGGCGCCGGCGCGCGACCTCGACGGCGCGGCGCTCGGCCTGCCCGTGCTCGAAACCGAACGCCGGAGGGGGCGGGGATGA
- the ftsL gene encoding cell division protein FtsL → MKRTVNALLVALMVLSAAAVYDMKYEAELAAENVHKVERDIERERAALSLLKAEWSVLTQPGRLQDLAERHADILKLTPMTADHIVTLADIPAKPVEPAPDVSGTDDAVPHGPAQRSASAGRPGHDKIR, encoded by the coding sequence ATGAAGCGCACCGTCAACGCCCTGCTGGTCGCCCTGATGGTCCTGTCGGCGGCCGCCGTCTACGACATGAAATACGAGGCCGAACTCGCCGCCGAGAACGTCCACAAGGTCGAACGCGACATCGAGCGCGAGCGCGCCGCGCTGAGCCTGCTCAAGGCCGAGTGGAGCGTCCTGACCCAGCCGGGCCGCCTGCAGGACCTCGCCGAGCGCCACGCCGACATCCTGAAGCTGACGCCGATGACGGCCGACCACATCGTCACCCTCGCCGACATTCCCGCCAAGCCGGTCGAACCGGCGCCCGACGTCTCGGGCACCGACGACGCCGTGCCGCACGGGCCGGCGCAGCGCTCCGCCTCCGCCGGCCGTCCCGGCCACGACAAGATCCGCTGA
- a CDS encoding peptidoglycan D,D-transpeptidase FtsI family protein has translation MPNAPSLPTASKLRALLPWRRRAVRREKPSPGDTTRSRLILAMGAFVLVYGTIGARLVQFGLAEPADPAVLGNAQAAIAAARPDIVDRNGEILATDIKTASLYAEPRRIVDPDEATELLGTVFPELGTDATRQKLASRQGFVWLKREITPQQQEAVHKLGLPGIGFLSESKRFYPSGRSVGYVVGHVNIDNQGIAGIEKYIDDQWLGDLHKLGFAMTPNLEPIKLTLDLRVQHVLHDELSSAMERYTAIGAAGVVMNVKTGEVVAMASMPDYDPNNPVEALDPNKMNRASAAVFEMGSTFKLFATAMALDSGKVRLTDSFDASAPLRIGGFTIHDFHGKHRVLTVPEVFIYSSNVGTGKEALRVGQAGQQEFLRRIGLMDKVPTELPEIARPILPKRWSDLVTVTVSFGHGISVSPLATAMSASAVMNGGLLIPPTFFPRSEEKARLMATRVLKQQTSDEMRYLMRLNVLKGSGTRANIPGYRVGGKTGTAEKVVNGRYSANKRFNAFLASFPIDDPQYLVLVVLDEPNPEKPGVGATAGLNAAPTASNVISRIAPMLGVMPRFDDADRPLMVSF, from the coding sequence ATGCCGAACGCTCCCTCCCTGCCGACCGCGAGCAAACTGCGGGCGCTGCTGCCCTGGCGCCGCCGCGCCGTGCGCCGCGAGAAGCCGTCGCCGGGCGACACCACGCGCAGCCGGCTGATCCTGGCGATGGGCGCCTTCGTGCTGGTCTACGGCACGATCGGGGCACGGCTGGTGCAGTTCGGCCTCGCCGAGCCGGCCGACCCGGCAGTGCTCGGCAACGCCCAGGCCGCGATCGCGGCGGCGCGGCCGGACATCGTCGACCGCAACGGCGAGATCCTCGCCACCGACATCAAGACCGCCTCGCTCTACGCCGAGCCGCGCCGCATCGTCGACCCCGACGAGGCGACCGAACTGCTCGGCACCGTGTTCCCCGAACTCGGCACCGATGCGACGCGCCAGAAGCTGGCCTCGCGCCAGGGCTTCGTCTGGCTGAAGCGCGAGATCACGCCGCAGCAGCAGGAGGCGGTGCACAAGCTCGGCCTGCCGGGCATCGGCTTCCTGTCGGAGAGCAAGCGCTTCTATCCCTCGGGCCGGTCGGTCGGCTACGTGGTCGGCCACGTCAACATCGACAACCAGGGCATCGCCGGGATCGAGAAGTACATCGACGACCAGTGGCTCGGCGACCTGCACAAGCTCGGCTTCGCGATGACGCCGAACCTCGAGCCGATCAAGCTGACGCTCGACCTGCGCGTCCAGCACGTGCTGCACGACGAACTGTCGTCGGCGATGGAGCGCTACACCGCGATCGGCGCCGCCGGCGTGGTGATGAACGTCAAGACCGGCGAGGTGGTGGCGATGGCCTCCATGCCGGACTACGACCCGAACAACCCCGTCGAGGCGCTCGACCCGAACAAGATGAACCGGGCCTCGGCCGCCGTGTTCGAGATGGGCTCGACCTTCAAGCTGTTCGCCACCGCGATGGCGCTCGATTCGGGCAAGGTCAGGCTGACCGACAGCTTCGACGCCTCGGCGCCGCTCCGGATCGGCGGCTTCACCATCCACGACTTCCATGGCAAGCACCGCGTGCTGACGGTGCCCGAGGTGTTCATCTATTCCTCCAACGTCGGCACCGGCAAGGAGGCGCTCCGGGTCGGGCAGGCCGGCCAGCAGGAGTTCCTGCGCCGCATCGGCCTGATGGACAAGGTGCCGACGGAACTGCCGGAGATCGCCCGCCCGATCCTGCCGAAGCGCTGGTCGGACCTCGTCACCGTGACCGTCTCGTTCGGCCACGGCATCTCGGTGTCGCCGCTCGCCACCGCGATGTCGGCCTCGGCGGTGATGAACGGCGGCCTCCTGATCCCGCCGACCTTCTTCCCGCGTTCGGAGGAGAAGGCGCGGCTGATGGCGACGCGCGTCCTCAAGCAGCAGACCTCGGACGAGATGCGCTACCTGATGCGCCTCAACGTGCTGAAGGGCTCGGGCACGCGCGCCAACATCCCGGGCTACCGGGTCGGCGGCAAGACCGGCACGGCCGAGAAGGTCGTCAACGGCCGCTATTCCGCCAACAAGCGCTTCAACGCCTTCCTCGCCAGCTTCCCGATCGACGACCCGCAGTACCTGGTGCTGGTGGTGCTCGACGAGCCGAATCCGGAGAAGCCCGGCGTCGGCGCGACCGCCGGCCTGAACGCCGCGCCGACCGCGTCCAACGTCATCAGCCGCATCGCCCCGATGCTCGGCGTCATGCCGCGCTTCGACGACGCCGACCGGCCGTTGATGGTCTCGTTCTGA
- a CDS encoding UDP-N-acetylmuramoylalanyl-D-glutamyl-2,6-diaminopimelate--D-alanyl-D-alanine ligase has protein sequence MADDRVLWPGRSFLAGVGGTAIGALPAAITGISIDSRSVEPGDAFFAITGDRLDGHAFVADALRRGAAVGVIAADRRGEVETDGALVAVDDVLAGLRRLAAYARLRTKAKVVAVTGSVGKTSTKEALRAALSGSGAVHASVASFNNHWGVPLTLARMPKNVAYGVFEIGMNHAGEITPLTQLVRPHVAIVTNVAAVHLEHFPDEAGIARAKAEIFTGLEPGGTAIVNGDNRWAGLLADAAREQGATVIRFGEVADADARLIKFALHEECSAVTADILGETVSYKIGAPGRHLVDNSLAVLAAVKLVGADLSRAMMALQRLEPPKGRGKRHTLRIGGGAATLIDESYNANPTSMRAAIALLKQARAEGGRRIAVLGDMLELGPESPALHAGLLGPLTDAGVDRVYCAGQQMRELWKLLPRPMRGSYAETSAGLESLVDDVRAGDVIMVKGSLGSRMGPLVEALIKRHGEPSSGR, from the coding sequence GTGGCCGACGACCGCGTGCTGTGGCCGGGCCGCTCCTTCCTCGCCGGCGTCGGTGGCACCGCGATCGGCGCGCTGCCGGCGGCGATCACCGGTATCTCGATCGACAGCCGCTCGGTCGAGCCGGGCGACGCCTTCTTCGCCATCACCGGCGACCGGCTCGACGGCCACGCCTTCGTCGCCGACGCGCTGCGGCGCGGCGCGGCGGTCGGCGTGATCGCCGCGGACCGACGCGGCGAGGTCGAGACCGACGGCGCGCTGGTGGCGGTCGACGACGTGCTCGCGGGCCTGCGCCGCCTCGCCGCCTACGCCCGGCTGCGGACGAAGGCCAAGGTGGTCGCGGTGACCGGGTCTGTCGGCAAGACCTCGACCAAGGAGGCGCTGCGCGCCGCCCTGTCGGGCTCGGGCGCGGTCCACGCCTCGGTCGCCTCGTTCAACAACCACTGGGGCGTGCCGCTGACGCTCGCCCGGATGCCGAAGAACGTCGCCTACGGCGTGTTCGAGATCGGCATGAACCACGCCGGCGAGATCACCCCGCTGACCCAGCTGGTGCGCCCGCACGTGGCGATCGTGACCAACGTCGCGGCCGTGCACCTCGAGCACTTCCCCGACGAGGCCGGGATCGCGCGCGCCAAGGCGGAGATCTTCACCGGGCTCGAGCCCGGCGGCACCGCGATCGTCAACGGCGACAACCGCTGGGCCGGCCTGCTCGCCGACGCCGCCCGCGAGCAGGGCGCCACCGTGATCCGCTTCGGCGAAGTGGCGGACGCCGACGCGAGGCTGATCAAGTTCGCCCTGCACGAGGAGTGCTCGGCGGTGACCGCCGACATCCTCGGCGAGACGGTGAGCTACAAGATCGGCGCGCCGGGCCGGCATCTGGTCGACAACTCGCTGGCGGTGCTGGCCGCCGTCAAGCTGGTCGGCGCGGACTTGAGCCGCGCGATGATGGCGCTGCAGCGGCTGGAGCCGCCGAAGGGCCGCGGCAAGCGCCACACCCTCAGGATCGGCGGCGGCGCCGCGACGCTGATCGACGAGAGCTACAACGCCAACCCGACCTCGATGCGGGCGGCGATCGCGCTCCTGAAGCAGGCGCGCGCCGAGGGCGGCCGCCGCATCGCGGTTCTCGGCGACATGCTGGAACTCGGACCGGAGTCGCCGGCCCTCCACGCCGGCCTGCTCGGTCCGCTCACCGATGCCGGCGTCGATCGCGTGTATTGCGCGGGTCAGCAGATGCGCGAACTCTGGAAACTCTTGCCCCGCCCGATGCGGGGATCGTATGCGGAGACGTCGGCGGGCCTCGAATCACTGGTCGACGACGTTCGCGCCGGCGACGTGATCATGGTCAAGGGCTCGCTCGGCAGCCGCATGGGTCCGCTGGTCGAGGCCCTGATCAAGCGTCACGGCGAACCGTCGAGCGGTCGCTGA
- the mraY gene encoding phospho-N-acetylmuramoyl-pentapeptide-transferase, whose amino-acid sequence MLVYLAELAGQVSVLNVFRYITFRTGAAVMTALLFVFLFGPGIIASLRVRQGKGQPIRADGPQSHLTKKGTPTMGGLMILSGFLVSTLLWADLRNPYVWTVIVVTFAFGSIGFYDDYLKVTKQSHKGFSGKARLGLEALIAGLACLVIAEAGQPHFATSLAFPFFKDVLLDLGWFFIPFGAFVVVAAGNAVNLTDGLDGLAIVPVMIACASFGLIAYVAGNAVFASYLQIHFVAGTGELAVICGAVLGAGLGFLWFNAPPAAIFMGDTGSLALGGLIGTIAVATKHEIVLAIIGGLFVLEALSVIIQVGSFKMTGKRVFKMAPIHHHFEHLGWTEAQVVIRFWIVSVVLALIGLATLKLR is encoded by the coding sequence ATGCTGGTCTATCTGGCCGAACTGGCAGGTCAGGTCTCGGTCCTGAACGTGTTCCGGTACATCACCTTCCGGACCGGAGCCGCGGTGATGACCGCGCTGCTGTTCGTCTTCCTGTTCGGCCCCGGCATCATCGCCTCCCTGCGCGTGCGCCAGGGCAAGGGCCAGCCGATCCGCGCCGACGGCCCGCAGAGCCACCTCACCAAGAAGGGCACGCCCACCATGGGCGGCCTGATGATCCTGTCGGGCTTCCTGGTCTCGACCCTGCTCTGGGCCGACCTTCGGAACCCCTACGTCTGGACCGTTATCGTCGTCACCTTCGCCTTCGGGTCGATCGGCTTCTACGACGACTACCTCAAGGTCACCAAGCAGTCGCACAAGGGCTTCTCGGGCAAGGCCCGGCTCGGCCTCGAGGCGCTGATCGCCGGCCTCGCGTGCCTGGTGATCGCCGAGGCGGGCCAGCCGCATTTCGCGACCTCGCTGGCCTTCCCGTTCTTCAAGGACGTGCTGCTCGACCTCGGCTGGTTCTTCATCCCGTTCGGCGCCTTCGTGGTGGTGGCGGCCGGCAACGCCGTGAACCTCACCGACGGCCTCGACGGCCTCGCCATCGTGCCGGTGATGATCGCCTGCGCCTCGTTCGGCCTGATCGCCTACGTCGCCGGCAACGCGGTTTTCGCCTCCTACCTGCAGATCCACTTCGTCGCCGGCACCGGCGAGCTGGCGGTGATCTGCGGCGCCGTGCTCGGCGCCGGCCTCGGCTTCCTGTGGTTCAACGCCCCGCCGGCGGCGATCTTCATGGGCGACACCGGCTCGCTGGCACTCGGCGGCCTGATCGGCACCATCGCCGTCGCCACCAAGCACGAGATCGTGCTGGCGATCATCGGCGGCCTGTTCGTGCTGGAGGCGCTGTCGGTGATCATCCAGGTCGGCTCCTTCAAGATGACCGGCAAGCGCGTCTTCAAGATGGCGCCGATCCACCACCACTTCGAGCATCTCGGCTGGACCGAGGCGCAGGTGGTGATCCGGTTCTGGATCGTCTCGGTGGTGCTGGCGCTGATCGGTCTCGCCACCCTGAAGCTGCGTTGA
- the murD gene encoding UDP-N-acetylmuramoyl-L-alanine--D-glutamate ligase gives MIPITTYNGRRVAVFGLGGSGLATAEALAAGGAEVVAYDDGEAAREAAAVRGLTVADWRESEFSAFAALVLAPGVPLTHPEPHWSVKLAREAGVEVIGDVELFARERRAVSPASPFVAITGTNGKSTTTALIAHILRAAGRDVEIGGNFGPAVLGLRELAPERTYVVECSSFQLDLAPTIDPTVGIHLNLSEDHLDRHGSIEAYAAAKERLVAGARVAVVGIDDPWSLAMAERREAAGGETLRISTMGAVKTGVWAVGGRVIEPRGLAQTVVADMHTHPVLKGVHNAQNAAAAVAAVRALGLGLDEVRSGLMSFPGLAHRMEPIGRAGRIVVVNDSKATNADAAARALASFERIWWIAGGKPKTGGIDSLAPYFPRIRKAYLIGVAAEAFAATLAAAGVPHAIVGTMDAAVAAAVADAVADGGEGTVLLSPACASFDQYRNFEVRGEHFRSLVAADPAVGPF, from the coding sequence TTGATTCCGATCACCACGTACAACGGCCGGCGCGTGGCGGTGTTCGGCCTCGGCGGCTCGGGCCTCGCCACCGCGGAGGCGCTCGCCGCCGGCGGCGCCGAGGTCGTGGCCTACGACGACGGCGAGGCGGCCCGCGAGGCCGCGGCCGTGCGCGGGCTGACGGTCGCCGACTGGCGCGAGTCGGAGTTCTCGGCCTTCGCCGCGCTGGTGCTGGCGCCGGGCGTGCCGCTGACCCATCCCGAGCCGCACTGGTCGGTCAAGCTCGCCCGCGAGGCCGGCGTCGAGGTGATCGGCGACGTCGAGCTGTTCGCGCGCGAGCGGCGGGCGGTCAGCCCGGCCTCGCCCTTCGTGGCGATCACCGGCACCAACGGCAAGTCGACCACCACGGCGTTGATCGCGCACATCCTGCGCGCCGCCGGCCGCGACGTCGAGATCGGCGGCAACTTCGGGCCGGCGGTGCTGGGCCTCCGCGAACTGGCGCCGGAGCGGACCTACGTCGTCGAGTGCTCCTCGTTCCAGCTCGACCTCGCCCCGACGATCGACCCGACGGTCGGCATCCACCTCAACCTCTCCGAGGACCACCTCGACCGCCACGGCTCGATCGAGGCCTACGCCGCCGCCAAGGAGCGCCTCGTCGCCGGCGCCCGCGTCGCGGTGGTCGGCATCGACGATCCCTGGTCGCTCGCGATGGCCGAGCGGCGCGAGGCGGCGGGGGGCGAGACGCTTCGGATCTCCACCATGGGCGCGGTCAAGACCGGCGTCTGGGCGGTCGGCGGCCGGGTGATCGAGCCGCGCGGCCTCGCCCAGACGGTGGTCGCCGACATGCACACCCATCCGGTGCTGAAGGGCGTCCACAACGCCCAGAACGCCGCCGCCGCGGTCGCCGCGGTGCGCGCGCTCGGCCTCGGCCTCGACGAGGTCCGCTCCGGGCTGATGAGCTTCCCGGGCCTCGCCCACCGAATGGAGCCGATCGGCCGGGCCGGCCGGATCGTCGTCGTCAACGACAGCAAGGCCACCAACGCCGACGCCGCGGCGCGGGCGCTGGCGAGCTTCGAGCGGATCTGGTGGATCGCCGGCGGCAAGCCGAAGACCGGCGGCATCGACTCGCTGGCGCCGTATTTCCCGCGGATCCGCAAGGCCTACCTGATCGGCGTCGCCGCCGAGGCCTTCGCCGCGACGCTGGCGGCCGCGGGCGTGCCGCACGCGATCGTCGGAACGATGGACGCGGCGGTCGCCGCCGCGGTCGCCGACGCGGTCGCCGACGGCGGCGAGGGCACGGTGCTGTTGTCGCCGGCCTGCGCGTCCTTCGACCAGTACCGGAACTTCGAGGTCCGCGGCGAGCACTTCCGCTCGCTGGTCGCCGCCGATCCGGCGGTCGGTCCGTTCTGA